In Methanobacterium sp. Maddingley MBC34, the genomic window GTCTTAAACCCACTGGTAAAAATAGCCTTTGCTGACCCTAACCTGACCTTTGACTTTACTCAGGTCAGAGCAGAGTTCGCTAAAGGTGCACTAAGAGAATTCGAACCAGCCGGAGAAAGAGCTCTAATTTCCCCAGCCAAATAAATAGGTGTTTAACACCTATTTTTTTATTTATTTAAAAAAAAGGAGGAGTAAAATATGGACCCTACGAGTATGATCGCAGGATTAGGTGTTGTTGCTCTAATGGGTGCTGCTGCAACCATTGCTGGCGCCGCAGAGGATTTAGAGTCCGATGTCGGATCCATGAGTAACCCCAACTCTCAGGTACAACTGGCACCCCAGATGGGCAACCTTCACAGAATGTTCAACAAGGCTATCTCTGGTGAACCAGTACAGATGGGTGCCTGGGCAGGTATAGCCGGTTCTGTAGCTTTTGTTCTGATGGGATCACTGAACCTACCAGTTATAATGTCAATAGCTGGAGGAGCAGCAATAGCAGCTTTGGTTCACGCCGCATTCGCCACAACATCTCATTTAGGAAGGATCGTAAGCCAATCCCAATTTAATCAACCATTATTCCTGGATGTAATAACCCAGCACTTAGGACCAATAACTGGTCACGGATTTATAGTAACCTTTTGTATAGTAGGATTATCATACCTGATGACTTTAAGCTTACCAGGCTTCGCCCACCCATTTGCACTGCCTTTCCTGGCAGTATTGTGGGGAATTACCATCGGTGCCATAGGTTCATCAACAGGAGATGTTCACTATGGTGCTGAAAGGGAATACCAACAGTATCCATTTGGTGGAGGTATTCCGGTGGCCATTCACGGTGACATCACCAGAAATTCAGAACTCGGTGCCAGGAACTCCATTGATGTAGTTTACTTCTGTGCCAAATTCGGTGGTCCTGTAACAGGATTTGCCTTTGGACTCATAGTATTCTTAAGCTTCTGGACTACAATAGTCTTCGGAGCTGCCGGAGGAGTAGTTGCCGGTCTAGTGATAGTCTTACTCTTAATATACATCAACAACCGAATCGAAGTATTTGCCAGAACCAAATACGGACCATACAAGGAATAAGGAGGTTTTATGATGGACCCATTATTAATGATCGGTGCTGTAACTGCAGCAGGAATCCTCATTGGTGGAGGTGTACACTTCATACCAGTGGGTGGTGCTCCAGCAGCTATAGCAACAGCAACAGGTGTGGGAACAGGTACTGCTATGTTAGCAGCAGGTTCAGGTATGACTGGACTAATTACCGCCGCAGCCATGACAGGACAGCCATTATGGCTTATTCTGGCATCAGGGGCTGTTGGTTCCATGCTCATGATAGGTGTCACCATGCTGGTAGGTAACTGGGTATATGTATGGGGTGTAGGAACCGTACCCGTATCTGCCAAAGTAGACACTGACCCAATTACAAAATATCCCCAAGAAAAATATGTAACCCCAGGTACTGAAGGACACGGAATACCAACCGTATGTTTTGTTAGTGGAATAATAGGAGGACTCTTAGGAGGAATTGGTGGGGGACTGGCTTACTGGGCAGTCTATGAATCACTGGTTACCCTACCTGCATACGCTCCATTAATAGCAGGAAATACATCCATTGCCGCTGCAATGGTTGCAGGAATCTTTGCGTTAGGCCTGTTCTTTGTAAATGCAGTGCTTGCTTCCTACAACATTGGAGGAACAATCGAAGGATTCCACGACCCAAAATTCAAAAGAATTCCTAAAGGAATCGTGGCCTGTCTTTTAGCATCCTTAGTAACTGGACTCATTGGAGTATTATTACTTAAAGGAGGTGTGTTCTAATGTCAGTAGCAGGAGGTGGCGGCGGTGAATCCGCAGTTGACCCAAAAATGACCGCTGGTATTGGAATAGTAGGTGGACTTATAGGCATTTATTTAACACCAATTAACCCTGTACTCGGACCTCTTTTAGCAGCCTTAGGTGCTGTTTGTGCCATTATATGGGGTGCTGACGCCATTGCCCGAGTAGCCAGCTACGGTTTAGGTACTGGTGTACCTTCCATAGGATACATGTCACTAGCTGTAGGTGTCATAGGCACCCTTGCAGGTCTTGCTGGCGGTATCATGATGGGCTCAGCCTACACAATGCTAGCCCCATTACTGGGAGTAGTTCTAGCAGTTATTTTAGGTGGAGTAATTGCCTTAATAGCTAAGAAGATAATAGGAATGAAAATACCAGTTCTGGTAACTGGTACCATGGAACTTACAGCTGCAGCTGCCATATCCGTCCTCGGATTCTCAGCAGCAATTGCCGGAAGTTATGCCATAGCACCAATATTAAAATCAGTGGTTGCCACTGGTTTCATTGGACTACTCTTTATCCTGAATACAATGGCTATCCAACACCCATTCAACGCATGTTTAGGACCACAGGAAGACAGAACCCGAACCCTAAAACTGGCAGGAGCCACAGGTTTCATGGCCATGGCCATAGTAGGAATCTTAGGAATGGGTTCCTCTAAAGCATGGTGGGTTATTGCCATCATTGGTGCTTTAGCCTGGTTCATATCCATGAGAATGTTCCTGCAAGCATCCAAAGACGATGCAGCATCTGTGGCATGGTCTGGTATGTGGCCTAAAGAGGAGGAACACTAGGAGGAATAAAAATGGAAATGTTACCACTCGTCAAAGTAGTTCCTGAAATGAATCTAACTCTGGACCCCACTACTGGTATGATAGGTGCGGCTTTAGGCCGAGATGTCGTCATCGTATCCATGGACGGAGTAAATCAACAATTAGATGAATTAGAGGTTGCAGTAGAAGACTTATACACAGCCCTAGATCCAACTACCGTGTCTGAAGGTTCCTATCCTGGAAGGGAAGGAACTTACATGATGGCCGGTACTTTAACCAACCTGGTTTACGGATTTGTATTAGGGCTTGTACTACTGTTGGCCCTATTGTTATAGGAGGTGTTAAAGTTGGCTGAAAAGAAATCACCAGCAGAAGGATGGCCTGTAATAAACGGGGACTACGTAGTAGGCGACCCAGAAAGTCCTGTTGCAGCCACAACACTGGCTTCCCACATTGAACAGATTGCAGTGGATGCCGGAGCAGCAATATCCGGACCCTGCAAAACTGAAAATTTAGGGATCGAGAAGATGCTTGCAAACCTGATCTCAAACCCCAACATTCGCTTTTTGATCCTAACTGGATCAGAAGTGCAGGGACACATCACAGGTCAGAGTATTGAAGCTCTCCATGAAAATGGTGTTGACCCTGAAAAGAGGAAGATAGTCGGTGCAACTGGGGCCATTCCCTTTATAGAAAATATACCCGATGAAGGAATCGAACGATTCCAACAGCAAATGGAAATTGTAAGCATAATTGACGTAGAGGACGCTGCTACCATACAGTCCAAAGTCAAAGAATGCATTGACAAAGATCCAGGAGCTTTTGAAGAAGAAGCAATGGTTATTGAAGTGGAAGAAGATGGAGAAGAAGAAGAAGGTGAAGAAGTACCTCCAGTTGCTCCTGAAACCGCTTTAATTGAGGCACGAATGCGTAACATCCAGACCCAGGTGAAATCCGTAGGTGGTCTACAGAGGATGAACGCAGGTATGTATGCCGGTAAAGTTCAGGGAATAATGATAG contains:
- a CDS encoding tetrahydromethanopterin S-methyltransferase, subunit E (PFAM: Tetrahydromethanopterin S-methyltransferase, subunit E~TIGRFAM: N5-methyltetrahydromethanopterin:coenzyme M methyltransferase subunit E) is translated as MDPTSMIAGLGVVALMGAAATIAGAAEDLESDVGSMSNPNSQVQLAPQMGNLHRMFNKAISGEPVQMGAWAGIAGSVAFVLMGSLNLPVIMSIAGGAAIAALVHAAFATTSHLGRIVSQSQFNQPLFLDVITQHLGPITGHGFIVTFCIVGLSYLMTLSLPGFAHPFALPFLAVLWGITIGAIGSSTGDVHYGAEREYQQYPFGGGIPVAIHGDITRNSELGARNSIDVVYFCAKFGGPVTGFAFGLIVFLSFWTTIVFGAAGGVVAGLVIVLLLIYINNRIEVFARTKYGPYKE
- a CDS encoding tetrahydromethanopterin S-methyltransferase, subunit D (PFAM: Tetrahydromethanopterin S-methyltransferase, subunit D~TIGRFAM: N5-methyltetrahydromethanopterin:coenzyme M methyltransferase subunit D); protein product: MDPLLMIGAVTAAGILIGGGVHFIPVGGAPAAIATATGVGTGTAMLAAGSGMTGLITAAAMTGQPLWLILASGAVGSMLMIGVTMLVGNWVYVWGVGTVPVSAKVDTDPITKYPQEKYVTPGTEGHGIPTVCFVSGIIGGLLGGIGGGLAYWAVYESLVTLPAYAPLIAGNTSIAAAMVAGIFALGLFFVNAVLASYNIGGTIEGFHDPKFKRIPKGIVACLLASLVTGLIGVLLLKGGVF
- a CDS encoding tetrahydromethanopterin S-methyltransferase, subunit C (PFAM: Tetrahydromethanopterin S-methyltransferase, subunit C~TIGRFAM: N5-methyltetrahydromethanopterin:coenzyme M methyltransferase subunit C) — its product is MSVAGGGGGESAVDPKMTAGIGIVGGLIGIYLTPINPVLGPLLAALGAVCAIIWGADAIARVASYGLGTGVPSIGYMSLAVGVIGTLAGLAGGIMMGSAYTMLAPLLGVVLAVILGGVIALIAKKIIGMKIPVLVTGTMELTAAAAISVLGFSAAIAGSYAIAPILKSVVATGFIGLLFILNTMAIQHPFNACLGPQEDRTRTLKLAGATGFMAMAIVGILGMGSSKAWWVIAIIGALAWFISMRMFLQASKDDAASVAWSGMWPKEEEH
- a CDS encoding tetrahydromethanopterin S-methyltransferase, subunit B (PFAM: Tetrahydromethanopterin S-methyltransferase subunit B~TIGRFAM: tetrahydromethanopterin S-methyltransferase, subunit B), translated to MEMLPLVKVVPEMNLTLDPTTGMIGAALGRDVVIVSMDGVNQQLDELEVAVEDLYTALDPTTVSEGSYPGREGTYMMAGTLTNLVYGFVLGLVLLLALLL
- a CDS encoding tetrahydromethanopterin S-methyltransferase, subunit A (PFAM: Tetrahydromethanopterin S-methyltransferase, subunit A~TIGRFAM: N5-methyltetrahydromethanopterin:coenzyme M methyltransferase subunit A) is translated as MAEKKSPAEGWPVINGDYVVGDPESPVAATTLASHIEQIAVDAGAAISGPCKTENLGIEKMLANLISNPNIRFLILTGSEVQGHITGQSIEALHENGVDPEKRKIVGATGAIPFIENIPDEGIERFQQQMEIVSIIDVEDAATIQSKVKECIDKDPGAFEEEAMVIEVEEDGEEEEGEEVPPVAPETALIEARMRNIQTQVKSVGGLQRMNAGMYAGKVQGIMIGLVFILTIGTILLLK